Part of the Quercus robur chromosome 5, dhQueRobu3.1, whole genome shotgun sequence genome, CTTTTTTTCAGGTTTTAAGACTTACATTTTAATGTGtatgttaaaaagaaaatgttttcatgaaTTTGAGTTAATTAATAAACTACTTTTAACCGTATAAACTTTGAAAACTGAAATCAAGTTTTTATGCAGGTTACTTACAGCTACAATTGCTTGGCCTTTCCCGGTCATTGTTTACGTTGGAATCATTCTTTCAACATTAGGGGCTGCTCTTCAGAGCCTGACAGGTGCCCCACGCCTTCTTGCAGCAATAGCCAATGACGACATCCTGCCTATTCTTAACTACTTCAAGGTTGCAGATGGGAATGAGCCTTACATTGCTACCCTCTTTACTGCATTCATCTGTATTGGGTGTGTCGTAATTGGGAACCTGGATCTTATCACACCGACTATAACTATGTTTTTCCTTCTGTGTTATTGTGGTGTGAACTTATCTTGCTTCCTTCTGGATCTTCTAGATGCTCCCAGCTGGCGTCCTCGGTGGAAATTTCACCACTGGAGCCTCTCTCTTCTTGGAGCATCACTTTGTATAGGTATGCTTCCTTGTCATGTAtcttatttgtaattttgttttctgATTATCTAGTTTTTGGGTGCACAGGTCATACccatgtgtatgtatgtgtgtgcaGCCAGTCTGGTTTGATATACTCTGACTGTCATACTTACGTGGTTCTTTTGTTTTGCATGCAGTGATTATGTTCTTAATCTCTTGGGCATTCACTATAGTGTCCCTAGCCCTTGCAAGCcttatatattattatgtgAGTCTTAAAGGAAAGGCTGGGGACTGGGGTGATGGTTTCAAGAGTGCATATTTTCAACTAGCTCTCCGCAGTCTCCGGTCACTGGGAGGTGTGTATACTTCTGAGAAGACTATACCATGACCTCTTATTACTCTTCATTAGTGATTTCCCATCCTCATTGAATTGTGAAAGGTACCCTGtgccaattttttaaaagttgggTGGGGCCTGTAATCCTTTGGTCTGTGTATGTACGTATCATGAATGCATATATGTCTGTTCCAatattgtaatttaattatCGTTATTTTTGCAGCAAACCAAGTGCACCCAAAGAATTGGTATCCAATCCCCCTGGTATTTTGCAGGCCATGGGGGAAACTTCCAGAAAATGTACCTTGCCATCCAAAACTTGCTGATTTTGCGAACTGCATGAAGAAAAAGGGCCGAGGAATGTCTATCTTTTTCTCCATACTAGATGGAGACTATCATGAATGTGCTGAAGATGCTAAGACTGCCTGCAAGCAGCTCGCTACCTACCTTGATTACAAGCGTTGTGAAGGTGTGGCAGAGATAGTTGTGGCGCCTAGTATGTCTGAAGGCTTCCGTGGCATTGTTCAAACCATGGGCCTTGGTAATCTGAAGCCAAACATTGTTGTTATGCGTTACCCTGAAATATGGCGTCGTGAAAACTTAACTGAAATCCCTGCTACCTTTGTTGGAATAATAAATGACTGTATTGTTGCAAACAAGGCTGTTGTTATTGTTAAGGGTCTTGATGAGTGGCCCAATGAGTATCAGAGACAGTATGGTTCCATAGATCTGTATTGGATTGTGAGAGATGGTGGTCTCATGCTGCTTCTCTCTCAGCTCCTTCTCACTAAAGAGAGCTTTGAGAGTTGTAAGATTCAAGTCTTTTGCATTGCAGAGGAAGATACTGATGCTGAGGCGCTCAAGGCTGATGTGAAGAAGTTTCTGTACGATCTTCGGATGCAAGCTGAGGTGATTGTTGTAACGATGAAATCGTGGGATTCACAGGCAGAGGGTGGGTCTCAGCCAGATGATTCAATGGAGGCATTCACTGGTGCGCAACAGCGGGTTGCTACATACTTAGCTGAGATGAAGGCAGTGGCTGAGAAAAATGGGACCCCACTAATGGCTGATGGAAAGCCAGTTGTTGTGAATGAGCAGCAGGTGGAGAAGTTTCTTTACACAACTCTGAAGTTAAATTCAACGATACTAAGATACTCAAGAATGGCTGCAGTTGTGCTTGTGAGCCTACCGCCGCCTCCAGTGAACCACCCGGCATATTTCTACATGGAGTACATGGATTTGTTGGTAGAGAATGTTCAAAGGCTTTTGATGGTTAGAGGATACCGTAGAGATGTGGTAACTCTGTTCACATAGTTGTCAGTGGACTGCAATTCTGGACCGTAATTACTACATtgttcatattattattattattttttgttcccCCCTCtctaatttttgtagtttaaatgttacatttattctttttttttttctctcttgcaAAAAGCGGTATTTTGTTATTTCATTCACTAATGTAGAAATTTTGGAATGACTGGTTCTTTTGGGGGAACTTTataattttagtaaaaagtttaGAATCAAATTTCACAGAATTGAGACAATCTTTCTTTGAACTACAACATacatttgattaatatttaagATTTCTCTTTACGTGGCAACCATTTTGATGgagcatctctctctctctctctctctcatacacacacAAGTCATTCAGAGATTTTTCTTTCGTTTTAAAGTTTTACTTAATAACCATTGATTGAAACTTGAATGCGCATGTATATTATTATAGTATCATACTAAAGCTATAACTGATTCGTGGTGCCAATCCGGATATTATCTTTTTAtcagaaacaaaaattaaaactccAAAGGTGAAAAGAATTTGTGATAGATTAAAGTTTGTAGATTCTTGGTGTGTTGATTCAGTTGGGAAATCTGGTGGTCTTGCTCTTTTTTGGAGAATGGGTGTGGATTTAGATGTGGTTTTCTCTGATAAGAATATGATAGTTGCTCTGGTATATTCGGACCCCCCCTGATTTAGGATTCATTGGTCCTTCCTTCACATGGTCAAATAAAAGAGAAGGTCTAGCCAACATAAGAGAAAGATTGGATCAGTGTTTGTGTGATCAAGGTTGGCAGACCTTATTCCCCAAGGCTGGGGTTAGACATCTTTGTAACTCTAATTCGGACCATAATCCAATTATGCTGGATACCAATTTGGAAACTAAGATGGGCTCTTGACCTTTCCGGTTTGAAGCAATGTGgaccaaagaaaaagagagcaaaatggTGGTGGAAAATGCCTGGCAAACTAGGGTGGAAGGTTCCCATGGCTTTAGGCTAGCAAAAAAACTATCAGTAACTAGTACTGACCTAGTGAGGTGGAACAAAAACTCTTTTGGGAATACAAAGGAGAAAATTAAAGACCTCCAAGACAAGCTGTTGAAGATCCAACAAGTAGTGCGCACGAAAGGGAACTTGAACCTTGAAGCATCTCTAAATTTAGAGCTTGATGAATGGCTAGCCAGAGAAGATTTGTGGTTGCGGCAAAATTCTAGAGAGTTGTGGGTTAAAGAAGGAGATTGCAACTCTAGATTCTTCCATCTTTCAACTATCATTAGAAGGAGAAGGAACTACATTTCAGAAATCAAGTTAGAAAATGGGTCTTGGATCAGAGACTCGGAGGATATTCAAagatattttttggataatttttcaTCCTAATACAATTTGAGCCATCCTCAGTTTCCTGAGAATCTTGAGAGTCTCATACAACCTTGTGTAATCGACCAAGATAATTTGGAGCTTTGTAGAGTCCCCTCTAGAGATGAGATTAAAAAGGTAGTATTTGGAATGAAGGCTCTTAAAGCCTCGGGGCCAGATGGCTTCCCAGTGCTCTTCTATAAAAACTATTGGGATATAGTTGGTGATCAACTAATGTTTGCTGTCCAGGGCTTTTTCCGTAATGGCTGGCTGCTGAAGGAATTCAACAAGACTTTTATCTCCCTTATTCCTAAAAAGAAAGGTGTGCACAATTTTAACTATTTTCGCCCTATCGGTCTTTGCAATGTGTGCTATAAGGTGATatcaaaaattattgtgaataGGCTGAGACCTTTGCTAAACAAAATGATAGATCCGGCCTAAGTGGCCTTTTTGCTGAATAGGTGGATAATGAGAATGTGGTACTAGCCCATGAGATTGTGCATACTTTCAAACATACGGGGGAAAAAAAGGCTACCTTAGTATCAAATTAGATTTCCAAAAAGTCTACGATAGAATGGAATGGAGTTTCTTGATAGCGGTTCTTAAAGCCTTTGGGTTTAGCAGCAATTTTACCAAGCTTATCCACCAATGCTTATCATTAATAGAGTTTACCTTGTTGTTAAATGGGGGCCAATGTCCAAGCTTCTTCCCTTCTTGGGGTCTTAGACATGGCGATCCTTTATCGCCTTATCTCTTCATCCTAGGAAGTGAGGTGCTCTTGAGGCTCCTAAACAAGGAAGTATCACAAAAAAGGCTTTCAGGGGTTAAAGTTTCTAACGCTGCTCCGTCCATCTCCAAGCTATGCTATGCGGAtgacattattttgttttgtaaagcTAAATCTACCGAGATTGCCATCCTCAAATCTTGCTTGGAGAAATTTTGCTCTTGGCCGAGTTAGCTTATTAGCGTGGAGAAATCTAGCTGTTTCCCTTCTAAAGGGATAAGTTCCCAGTTCATTAGTCAGGTTAAGCATACTTAAAAGACTCAATACGTTGTCTCAAAACTCCAACTATCTTGGGGTTCCCCTCTTTCTTTCCAGGAGCAGAAATAAAGATTTCAGATTCATTAAAGAGAAGTTGGATAACAAGCTATGTGGCTGGAAaagcaaaaatttattttggtcagGAAGAGCTACTCTCATCAAATCGGTTACTCAAGCAATTCCGATCTATGCCACGTTCGCCACTTTGCTCCCTAAAGGCTTGTGTGACCAACTTGATGCTTCAATTCATAGATTTTGATGgaatccaaattcaaaattaGGTTCGTACTGGACTCTGATGTCATGGTTGTCTTTATGTTGGCCCCAAAAGGAAGGAGGCTTGGGTTTCAAAAATTTCTGGGACTCCAATCAAGCTCTCCTCTCCAAATTTGGCTGGTGGATTGTTTCAGGAAAGGATTGCCTCTGTGTTCAAGTGATGAAAGCAAAATACAATGTTTGAAATAATTGGCTTTCCCTCTCCTTTTTGGGTAAAGCTTCTCCTTTTTGGAAAAGTTTAATGGGCATCAGACATCTTGTAGCTAAGGCAGCTTGCTTTCAAGTTGGGAATGGTGCTTCAATTTGAATCTAGTTTGATCCTTGGATTCCCAACCTCCTAGGCTTTATCCCTTCTCCTAAAGAGGGCGCTAACTCAGATTTGGCCTTGGTGGTTTCGTAACTATTAACGCCAGAGCAAAGAAATTGGGACATAgccaaattaaatttttttttttttgaagatccaGTGGTTGAGCTAATTCTAAGCATTCCCATCCTTGTTTTCCAAAAGGAAGATAGTTGGGATAGGACAGCTTCAAACTCCGGATTGTTCTCTGTTAAATCTGCTCATTGGCTCTCGAGAATGGAATCTCCTCCCTCCAATATTGATGCTATTAGGGGTTagatttggaagaaaaaaattacgtGAACGTTTCTAGATGCTTCTTTGGAGAATTGTTGCTAACTTGCTGCCTACTAAAGAGGTAATTAGCAGATTTAATGAGAGTATGGATTTATGCTGCCCTCTTTGCAGTTTGGCAGTGGAGACAACTTTGCATCTATTCATGGTATGTCCCTTTTCTAAATCATTATTGTTCCAAAGCCAACGGGGGTTGAGAATggaagttttgaattttgaatccCCTTTGGAGTTTGTCAATTTccttttatctccaaattttgcGAATAATTTGTTGCCTAGCCAAAGAGATGACTTTTTGTTACTTGGTGCCATCCTCTATGATGTTATTTGGAAGTAGAGAAATCGTTCCATTTTTGAGAACATGGACATGAATTTGGAAGAAGTTGCAACTAGAATTTTCAGCTTTTTGTTGAGCATAAAAGTGCTAGACCCCCCCTTGTTAGACCTCGAGTTTCTGCATCAGCCTTGAGTTGGAGTTCTCCATCAAGACATggcttaaaaataaatgtagatGCTGCGGTAGGACCAAGATTCTTTGTCATTGCTGTGGTCACAAGAGATTGGAGAGGGAAAGTGGTATTTGCTAGTTCAAGGAAAGTGAACACCACCATCCCTCTTAAAGCTAAAGCGGAAGTAGTGAGATGGGTGCTTTCTTTAGTTTCGGATTTAAGGTGTGATTCTGTATCAGTGGAAACAGACTTTCAAGTCGTGGCCAAACTCCTCTCAAACTCAATAGCGCCTCCCCCTTGGAGAATCaagtttttatgctttgattTGAGGTCCTTTTTGGCTAATTATAGTAATGTAGCTGTTAGATGGGTGCCTAGGATTTGTAATGAGGCTACCCACATTTTAGCCAAGTGGTctttattttgcaatttttatggCTCTTTTGATGTTAGCTTTAGCCTGAACTATTTCTCTTATGTAGGGCTGTCCACGAGTcgggcgggtcgggtttgtgcccaacctgCAATCGACCCGCTGGAGATCGAGTTTTACGGGTCGGTTTCCTGTTGGGTGAGCATCGGTTTTAGGTGAAGCCAAAATTTGCCCGAAACCATCGAAAAAGGAGAAAATCGGCTAGATCTCTCCTGAGTCGTCTAAGATCCAGTGCAATCTAGTCAGATCTGGTAGAGATTTCTCCAAATCCGATGCTTTTTCCCCCAAATCGTGTTGGAAAACTCGTCGGAAAGCTTGAATTCACAGTGGGTTATTCTCTTTTTGGGTGAGTCGGGTTGAATGGTTTTTGAAGGAAGGGACCTGAAACCAAACCGCCGGCATTGGGTTCTGGAGCTCGGACCCCGTGTCCGACAACTGGAGTAGTCGGATCGGGTTGTAGCGGGTTGGGTACGGGCGGGTAGGGCAGGTGAGATGGATAGCCCTACTCTTATGTTGTTTTGAGAGAGTCTAGTTGCTTGTTGTAGtttgtttctttcttaataAAAGCTTCtcattatcaataaaaaaaaaaaaaaaaaaaaaaaaaaaaaaaaaaaaaaaaaactaatttagaTCCAACAGCTTTCACTCCCTGTCGTTACGTCGGTTCTATGGCCTTCCGCACATCTCTAAAATGGACATTCTCCATGCAGTTGACCGCAATCAAAACTACGTCaagcctttttttattttattttatttatttttataaacatgaTACACTACGAAAAATTCTATTACTATTGAACTATAACTTGAACCCCACCTAACCATCAAAGTTGGTTACCCTTCATTTTCCCTCTTGAAAaatcttgggttttttttttttcccttacaaCTTGATGGTAGGTCATGATTGTGTAGGGTAATTTAGAATTAACTCCctttagagcattctcattaagCCTCCTAAATGctataaatgctattttttagcatctaaacccccaaaaaccaactccATCAAAACTCttatatgttataaaatttacaatcttgctacagtgcacTCTCATTTTTGAGAGCGCACTGTACCAATattgtataatatattattgattttaattttctctctcctcagaCTCTCATACTTTCCCTCAAACTCTCAGACTCTCCTTCTTGTTCTCTGGTTCTCCCTCACAACCCAGGCATCATTTCCCTTCCCTTTTCATCACGCTGCCTCTGTTTTGATGAGCATCTGATCTCTGTTAAGCTTCAATGGTTTGTGGTCGGCAATTGTGGTCATGATTTGGTGGGTTTCGTGGGTCTGATTTGGTGGGTATCGGTGGTGCTTGGCGACGGTTTTGATGGGGTTGAGATcggggtggtgggttttggttgggGTTGAGCTcggggtggtgggttttggctGGGGTTGAGAACTGggtgggtggtggtgggttttggttgggGTTGAGATCGGGGTGGGTGGATGGTCGGTTTTGTGGTGGCAGCGATGgaggttttgtggtgggtttttttgCTGTGGTTTGTGGTAGTGGTTTTGGTTCGGTGTGGGGTGTGGGTCGTGGGTCATCGATActgggtttgtgtgtgtgatgGGTTTTGGTTGCTACAATGGTGGTGTTGTGACTTGTCACGGTGGTACTGTGACTTGTGGTGCTGTGGTTGGTTGTGGTTGCTACAACGGTGGTTATGGCAAGTGGAGCGGTGGTGGGGGTGGTGGAGGAGGGGGTTGGCTGGTTGCTATAGTTTTGTgcagttgttttattattattttaatgagtagtttatattatttatttgaaatggtaaaaaaatatagaatctTTGATGTTGGGTATATTATAAAATGAGTTGTTAAAAGctgaaattttgagttttgaggtgttatatgctaaaaattttactcaccttgataagaatgctcttaCAAGATTGATGTGGCAAGTTTTAAATACAAAAcgaaaattatttaaaaaatcatatatatatatatatatatatatagtcaagggagagaaaattcaattaaaatttaaataagagctagagtctaattttgtgtcatgtgtcccatttaatctttttaatttttgtgacaaatAAGTTAATTAAGTGCAAAATACAAGAAGTCCAATATAAATGAACCATAAGAAATCcaattatatatctaaaattaaggAAAGAGAAAGTCTGAAAGATTATGCTTttcaatgtcattttttttttctagctaaaattaattcaaatttatcAACTTTATACATAATACTATGAACAATGCTTATTtattaagtaaaaatttatttataagtgTATGCATTGTACCTGTGCATATACATGAGGTTTTAAACTACTTTATTTATCATGCTGTGCGAGATGATACCATCCAGATTCAATATACAAGTCTTTTGTACTAAAATTGATGGtaactttaacatttttctataattaatGTCATTCTTTGATGGGGTTAAATTGATTGTCATTGTGTGAATATCCTTTGCCTATTGTCTTTTGTTATTGCTTTTTTGCTCTCTTTAAGTTATCGAGATTAGTTGCTTTGTGAGGTTGTTACTATCAACGAAATTTTTCCAGCTGTTTGGTATCTGCCTTAGTGGCACAAGGGACAGAGGTCAGTTATGTTTTTCTATAGAAAAACATGTACGGGGTCTACGTTTTGCAGTAGGAATCAACGTCTTATAAAGTTATGATTCTCGGATTTATCTCCCACTTTGAAGTTTCAGTGTATTTATAAAGCTTCTGAACATACTCGCtgccaaaatattttaaaatagaggttCTTCAAATCAGGTTGATATGTTTTAGTTTTCTCTTATTCTCATGGTTCTTGAACTTTTGATCATTTTTGGGAAAAGAAGAGTTCAACTGTTatcatttttgcatttttttagttGCCTTAGAAAGCAAAACCTACAATAAAACAAGAAAGAATATGCAGTCATTTGCTTCACTCACATAAGAATCCAATATGACTGTTTCCTTTGACTTGCAACTTGTTCAAACTATatgacaataataaaaaaaaaacaatattatgcCTGTATTCTGCATTCAAATTTAACccactttcatttttttgtgcATATTACTAGAATGGCTGGGACTGAAGCGTCAATAAATGGTTTTCATGACTACCCCAAGAACTCATTCCAGAGTTGGGGCAACTATTTCCAAGCACTAATGGAAATACCACACCGGTTGTTGGACCGGATTATGAGCCGATCACTTGACCAAACGAAGCTGGTGGAGGTGAAGGCTGAGAGCCAGCTTGAGATGAAGAAGACACTGACTTGGTGGGATCTTATTTGGTTTGGCATGGGCGCTGTTATTGGTTCTGGTATCTTTGTGCTCACTGGTCTTGAGACCCAGTCACATGCTGGTCCTGCTGTTGTGTTATCTTATGTTATCCCTGGAATTTGTGCCTTGATTTCTGTTTTCTGTTACACTGAGTTTGCCGTGGAGATCCCTGTAGCAAGTAAAAGCTTTTTGATCCTACAATTTTTTCCCCCATTAAAAATGATTCAAGAATCTAATTATTATGTCCATCGTATGATCAAGTGGTTTGTATACTACTGATCACTTCATCTTCACTATCAAGGCTGGCCCTTCCACTAGGCCAATTAGGCCATTGCCTAAGCTCCCTAGGTGGAAAGGGggcccaaaattttgaaaaagaagggatagtagaaattgaaattgaaagcTCTGAGTTCTTATTGGATATGACTATTTGGTAtgatatattatttgttgtCAACTCTATTAGTAAAAATTTACCATCGATTAAAATGCctcatttcttattttaaagGATATAGAGAAAATAGATTTACATCTACTATGaattcatctaaaaaaattgcatctgaAATGGAAATAGAACCTATATTTCGTGAGAAACACATAATTCATAGAAAGAAACATTTTGATGAAAATGTTCATAATGAGACAACACGATTTGctaaagaatattttagaattgattatttcttatatatagtagataaagcaattagttcaattgagaatagatttgaataatttcaaatatatgaagatatttttggttttcaatttaACATCACGAAATTGAAATCACTAGATGATTATAGTTTGCAAAAATACTGTCTTAAACTTGAATATTTCtcaaatatgatatttattatgatattgatggtttagatttatttttagagttaaaagtcttaaaagaaatttcacaaataaaGAATATACTCCAATTtacatactaaattatatatatatatatatatataaaaaggttAAATTCATTTCCAAATATATGCATTACTTATAGAATTTTACTAACAATacctgtagggacacgatttatttaacagcccaagaatgacgttgggctcgtatgcaaagggccccaacaatatgatttgtagagagtgggcttgaaaggcatgaccttgggcacaggtggacggtttaatcgtggcgtctatggaagttcttatatgggcgggcttggcttgactagctaagccctctattagtacgggttgtaggacttCAGTCCTCGGACGCTGTCTAAGGAGTCTTATAtccttccctttctcccttttaccgGGGGAGGGAGTCCCCCTTCTTCTTCTGgggggtttttctttttatactagtgtttgtttctccctttagagtccacgtgtaagtttcacttttctggggtgcagacctgtcctgtcaacccatacctagagtggtttggggtcgttgggaaagttaaagggtatggtttagagtatggacttgtcagatacagggttttgtattatgatgttggcagctttttctCTTGCCCTGCCCCTACATTCagtttgcccctttcttcagacatttcgtgaggtgccgagcatgaggtcgtcctc contains:
- the LOC126726636 gene encoding cation-chloride cotransporter 1 is translated as MDNGDIESAEEEFPGRIGARKYRPVVANDRAVLQMSSIDPGSSSSSTDHQASRQKIKVGKQANMGADSNGGSLPIHEQANGPSGESKLELFGFDSLVNILGLKSMTGEQIPAPSSPRDGDDVSITLGRPKPADPKFGTLMGVFVPCLQNILGIIYYIRFSWIVGMAGIGESLLLVSFCGLCTFLTGISLSAIATNGAMKGGGPYYLIGRALGPEVGVSIGLCFFLGNAIAGALYVLGAVETFLKAVPAAGIFRETVTNVNVTTFERVESPSPHDLQVYGIVVTIVLCFIVFGGVKMINRVAPAFLLPVLFSLFCIFIGVFLTRKDHPAVGITGLSLDTFKDNWSPGYQNTNEAGVPDPEGTVYWNFNALVGLFFPAVTGIMAGSNRSASLKDTQRSIPIGTLSATLTTTVMYLVSVFLFGALATRKKLLADRLLTATIAWPFPVIVYVGIILSTLGAALQSLTGAPRLLAAIANDDILPILNYFKVADGNEPYIATLFTAFICIGCVVIGNLDLITPTITMFFLLCYCGVNLSCFLLDLLDAPSWRPRWKFHHWSLSLLGASLCIVIMFLISWAFTIVSLALASLIYYYVSLKGKAGDWGDGFKSAYFQLALRSLRSLGANQVHPKNWYPIPLVFCRPWGKLPENVPCHPKLADFANCMKKKGRGMSIFFSILDGDYHECAEDAKTACKQLATYLDYKRCEGVAEIVVAPSMSEGFRGIVQTMGLGNLKPNIVVMRYPEIWRRENLTEIPATFVGIINDCIVANKAVVIVKGLDEWPNEYQRQYGSIDLYWIVRDGGLMLLLSQLLLTKESFESCKIQVFCIAEEDTDAEALKADVKKFLYDLRMQAEVIVVTMKSWDSQAEGGSQPDDSMEAFTGAQQRVATYLAEMKAVAEKNGTPLMADGKPVVVNEQQVEKFLYTTLKLNSTILRYSRMAAVVLVSLPPPPVNHPAYFYMEYMDLLVENVQRLLMVRGYRRDVVTLFT